The sequence AGCGTCGCTAACGTCCagttaagtatttggtgtaaacGAAGTGTACAAATTAGTTAGGTGTAAATTTTGACAGAAGTATTGTCTACCCACTATTAGGCAGACGGTGTTATTAACGGCGCGTTAAATATTTGATGTAAATCAAGTGTAatctaaatttaaatatttagaCCAATAGAGTttcgccaagtgtcctcaccataacttttacattaaaaaaaaacttatttcaACCAATAGGAAGTGAGGGTTTCATCACCGTTAAATGTGGTATCTTTTCTTGTCAAGGCCTTTATGGAGGAAGATATGGATTCCTCAAATTGATTGGCCCAGTGGCTTCTTAAAACTGGGAGAAAACCTGAAGATGAATGTGGACCTGTCATGTTTGCTTATTATTCTCCATTATATTAAGAAGAATCGATATATATATTCGGAAATGTTATTCTACACTCCATTCACATCACTACTCACCACTCAAATCCAAATGTCCCAATGATACTGGTCAAGGTTGTTCAACCATGACCCATCTGCTTTCCAAAAAGATTTTTAACTCCCAAAATCAATGATCTTGATGTGGGTGACTGGTAACTGGTAACTAGTGCTGTGAATAGCAATTCCGATATATGTTTGTGTATGATGAAATAATTTTAAGATTCTAAGTATTACAATATATCATGTGGGACAGTTTctgtataaaaatatatttaagaataaTCAAAAAGTatgagagaaagatatataaTGCATACATATATAATAACCCGGAGATAGCGATAGAGATTTAATAGCTCAACCAAGCTATGAATTATGTATGGCATTATGAAGATTCGATAGGCACTCTACTATGACCGCCTAAGTGATATATTGGTCAATCTAGTTATGTCCGCCACTTTGCTACGTCCACATTCAACACAAAAATGATAAAGTATGGTACGAGCAATACAATAAGAGTGGACGGAACACATGGGCCctatattttaaaattttaaatcaCTGTAAGCTTAAAACATTATATAACGAGCCAAAATGATTGTTAAACTATTCTCGAGAGGTGGCCTGTCTGTTTGGTCCATGATTTATATGGGCTGATACCAGCTCTATTAAGGATTGATACCAGTTTATATAGGATAAAAAAGTCCTGACAATTCTGACCATTGGATCGATGGACTGGTATCAGTCCCTAGTAGAGCTGGTATCGGCCCCATATAAATCATGGTTTGGTGAAGCAGACCGGGAAAAAGAATGATATCTCATTCTTGTTTTAAGTGAGTACACTTTACATGATCGAAGAAATTAAGTTTTTTCATGAATATTGACATCTCTCGCAAGAATCTACCATCTATAAATGATAACTAGTGATGATAGTTGGTTTTTAGTTACAGACACAAGTTAAGTTTTGAAAGAAACTAAACACAAGGTGACAGGGGTACCACATAAAAGGTTAGCAAAGAAATCGAGATGTTAGAGTAAACTATAAAGAATAATAATTAGTAAGAAGTGCTATGAAGAAATTCTTTGATTTAACCATATGATTATTCAGTATAGGTAGATTTGCAATATTGTTAGGATTGCAATTATAGGGAAAACATACTCCAGCCTCACGAAAGAAGAAGAGATTGCAAACACAACATATAAACGAACTTACCTAATACGCTATTACAAAATTACGCGTTCTGAGATCTTATTCTTCTCGTCATTATTCTTGATTAGGTTTAGTTAAATAtaaatttttggggtttttggttgCTCTACTTATGGATCCTATTTATTTGCTTGATATTGAAGATCTATTTTGCTTAAAAACTAGCAGTTATTTGGTTTCCACATTTGTTGGGTGTTTCAGCGATGGAGTGGGTATTTATGTTCGAGTTAGTCTATTTAACAAGGGTGATTTAGTCTAACTTTAGCCAATATATTGAATGGGTCCGAGCTAGCGAGTTGATTATGATTTTCGTTCTCCTGAGATCCTATATTTCTCTCCGTCTAACAAAAATCGTCTTTTATTCATCAAACCTTTTGaatttaattttctttattttccacCTGCAAACTATAAACTaagagatttaaaaaaaaaaatagcatcAAACTTTTGAGATGATAGGAATTTAACGGCGTCAATGGATCTGCCTTTGTTTACCAAATTATCGTGTACCAATTTGACAAATGATGTCCTTAAAAAAGTGGAGTGATTGATTCAAGAATTTTTAGCTATACAATAAAAGGAATGCGTTCTCGCCAGGAATAACTGGGCCAAATGTTTTATGATTTAGACCACTAACAGTTAACTTAAAATGTGGTATGTCGGCCCAAAACAACTACTGAAGATGGCTTGTCGGTTATGTGAAGATGACGGGACAAAGTTGGCATCCCAATCCTTGGTTTAAGTGTCACATAAAATGGAACACGCGAAGCACATTTCACATGATGATAGAAGAAATTAATTTGCCGTGAAACTTGGTATCTCCTGTGGAttaaagagagagaaaaatagTTGTAGTGATAGATGATGTATTTCTTCATGtgaaacaagtttaactgaacccAAGTTAAGCTATAAACTGAGGTATTATAAAACAGGATAAAAAAAGAGACAATAAATTGAGATGTTGGAGCAAACTATAAACAACAATTTCTTTCGCGAATAAAGATAATGGTTGTAGCGGTGAAAACTGTCATCGTAGCTGTTATAGACAGAAAGAGGGTAAAGGAGTAGTGCTATGTTGATCATGGAAAATCTCGAGAGACCCAACAGCGAATTAAAGGAGGGACCGATTAAGTTTCTCTCTCCCGGGATTTTCTCCTAAGATTTGCCACAGTCAACGTAGCATTATTGAAGGTAAAGAGAGCTAATATCAACCTTATGGGATACCATGTTGGGAAATTACGCTTTAGATAACGTGTTGTTGATATCGAGTAGAACAACAAAAGAGGTGTGCTCGATACAAAAAGGGAAGTTTCGTCCCAAACTTACATCAGACACTATGACAACCTTGAAACCCGTTGGCATTAAATCAGCAAATTTAAACTTCAGAAGATTATAAACATTTTGGGTATTTGGTTCTTCTAGTTAACATATTACAGTATTTACATGAAAATAACCATTATATTTTAAAGTTTTCAGGACAGTAAATCAAAAAAGTTCTCAGCTGAGTAAATTAAAAAAAGACTTTGAATTCGACACACATGAGTCTTATATGTTAATTATTTCAATCACTGTAAGCTTAAAATGTTGTGTGCCGAGCCAAAATGATTGCTGGATTATTTTTGAAAGATGGCATGTCTGTTTGGTGAAGTTGACTGGGAAAAAAACGTGACATCTCATTCTTGTTTTGAGTGTCACATAAGATGAAACAGTACACTTTACATGATTGAAGAAATTAAGTTTTCTCATGAATATTGACATCTCTCGCAAGAATCTACGATCTATAAAAGATAACTAGTGATGATAATTGCATGCTTCCTAGTTACATAAACAAGATTATGTTTTGAAAGAACCTAAACACAAGCTGACAGGGGTACCCCATAAAACGTTAGCAAAGAAATTGAGATGCCGGAGTAAACTATAAAGAATAATAATTATATCAATTAATAAGAAGTGCTGTGAAGAAATTCATACATGTAGATTTGCAATATTTCCAGGATCGCGATTACATGGAAAACATACTTAATACTTCGGCCTCACGAGAAAGAGGAGATTACAAATACAACAAAAAAACGAACTTACATAATACACTATTGCAAAGTTACACGTCATTTTTTTTCCCGTATGatgtgtttatcttttatttgtaAAACCTTTTgaattaagttttctttattttctattacACATCTTTCTGATGAATTTTGTTATTCTTTATCCACCTAAAAACTATAAACCGAGAGAGTTAGAGAGAGAACCGATGTTAGTTGTTACCAAAATACTCTTCGGAAATTAGAGATAAAGGCATGTTAactataataaaaaataatgattCTTTATGAACCACTAGGTAAAAACCGACATTTCACATGGGGATGGTCCCCGCCCACATGAACTAAGCAGAAGGACCACTTTTAAGTGGGCTTATTAAAAAGTTCGTGCAAATGCCGTTTTGGCGTAGTCTATCTAAACCGCTCATTAAGATTTTTCTGCATAAAAAAATAGCATCAAACTTTTGAGATAATATGAATTTAACCGCGTCAATGGACCCGCCTTTGTTTATCAAATTACCATGTACCAATTTGACAAATGATGTCCTCGAAAAAGTGGAGTGTTCGATTCGAGAATTTACAGCTTTACAATCCACCAAGAGTTAATGGGTCGGTCGGTTATAGAAGGAATGCGTAGTCGCCAGGAATAGCTGGGCCAAATGTTTTATGATTTAGACCAGTAACAATAAGCTTAAAATGTGGTATGCCGGCCCAAAACGACTACTGAAGATGGCTTGTCGGTTATGTGTAGATGACGGGAAAAAATTGGCATCCCAAGACTTGGTTTAAGCGTGTCACATAAAATGGAACACGCAGAGCACATTTTACATGATTGAAGAAATTAATTTGCCATGATCCGCGGATTAAAGTGATACACGTACGTAAAACATGTTTAACTGAACTTAAGCCAAACTATAAACTGAGGTACTACAATagagagaaaaaataaaagaaacaagAATTTGAGATGTTGGAGTGAACTATAAAGAACAATTTATTTCGCGAACAACAATGACGGCGGTAGCCGTGATAGTTGAAATTGTAGTTGTTACAGATAAAATGAGAATAAACAGACCTAGTATTGACTTCATGGGAAACGATTACGGGAAATCACGGACAACAAGAGAGATGTGCACGACGCATAGAGCGAACTTAcatcaaaaattatgaaaaactttaaATCTGTTGATGTTAATTCAGCAAAAGCTTATCCTACTCTTTACAAGCGGTCCCGGAATAAAAATGTAATTGTTGATGCCATGATATCTTTGGAAGGAGGATGGAAATTTGAATTCAAGCGGGTTCTAATAAATTCAGAAGTAGAAGAATTCGCTACACTCCTTACTGTTATAGGAGATACCCCCAACTCGAGATGGTCTGGCAGATACTTGCAGGTGGAAACTCAATCCCACGGAGTATTTACTGTAAAATCTTTATACGCAAAGTTAGTTGCTGAAGATGGAGTAGATCATTTCCCCCACCTGTTCATATGGAAACCTACAATACCGCGGAAGATTAACATCTTAATGTGGAGTTTGATACATGGTAAACTGAACACAATCGACATATTGCAACACAAAGGTATGAATCTTCATAATTCTTGTGTGTTTGTGTGGAATTGGTCTTGAGTCACAAGACCATCTATTCTTACATTGCAAGATTGGATACAAGATTTGGCCGAGTCTTTTCCCAAATACAAGATGGGTTTGGGTTTTACCTGGTTCCACGAAAACATTAGCAGATTGTTGGCATCATAGCCACTTGTCGCATTCAGGTAACTACATTTGGGGTTTAATACCAGCGGCTATTGTCAATACcatttggaaagaaagaaacTGTAGAAGATTTGAGGAACAATATCTCTGTAAAACAGATGACGATCTAATTCTAGATGCAAAGACTGCAGTTTTAGCGTGGGCAGCAGTAGCAGGACACCAAGTACATGTGAACTTTTCGGATTCAGTTTTGAACAACTGGAATTCTATTTTTATGtactttgttttctgtttttatttaattttttgtttcttttaatctACCTCTGGTAGAATTTCCTGGATATCCTTTCTAtcccaataaaaaaaaaatcagcagaTTTATACATACACGCACTTATAATTATTCAAAACTTCAGAAAATTATACAAGCAGTGGCTATTTGGTTTTTCTTGTTAACATATTATATTTACACGAAAACAAACTGAATTTCTTCGGATAGTCCCTATATATTTAAAGTTTTCAACAGAGTAAATCAATAATGAGATTGAATTCAACAGACAAAGAATAACCAATTAATCCGTTTGTGATCTTCTTGGGTAAATGCGCCTAGGCTAGCAGTTCTACGAGATCATCTAGTGATCTCATTGTCTTCTCGTAGTAAAGGTAGGATTCATACACTTTCGGTGTTCGAACGTAGGTATCAAACTGCACAACACAAAAAATAAatgtaaaataaaattaatatccTTGGTCTCTATGTCCCATCAGCTTATCAGTTGGTTAGAGCAAAGTGATAataacacaagttcaaaataagaaACGCACCTCAGCCATGTTATCCACCAATTCATTTGCCTTGTTCACGTATGCCTTTCGACTACTCTCCGGCAAAGTCGTCATAGCATTCTTAAGATCTTGAGAAAGATAAGCCTGTTTGAGTCTAATGTAAAAGATAACATACCTCCATGACATAGTATCAAGCATTTCTCTTATACTATGTAAACCCTCAGCAGTTTGTCTAATTCTTGCCACTGCATCTTCCGGAGAAAGTCCCGgttcgaaaaacctttccttgaTAAATGACCTCGTACCCCAAGCTTCAGCTAAGGCCATAGGCGTCACTTGTAATCCTCCACCAACTCCAATTGCCAGTGAAGTTGATAAGATGGTTGAGATTAGCTTCCGTCTTCCATTCGAGCTTTGTTTGTTGGTTATTAATCGGGGAATGGGTGTCGATTGATTTGCGTGGGATTTCTGCGTGTAGCAAACAACCATGGATTTAGCCAAACTAGCCATGGTTGGATAGAACTCAAAAAAAATTTGTTGATAAAACGCTGGGAAGAAATTTGAAGAAATATAATACACAAATTCTAGCCAACCCAAGATAACCTAGCATTTTGCCACGTGGAAAATGTTATCCACTTAAAAAGATATATCATGTGTAATTGTACAGCTGCAGTGGAGTACTGGACTTCATCACTTGATGCACACAACCTCTCCCTTGGATACCAAAATGCTACATGCCCTTAACAATTTTCCCACGGACTTTTTCTTCCATGATATATTGCAAAGGTATGGGTAGCGGCCGAGCTAGAATCTAGACTAAAGGAAAGCAAAATTCTATTAGGGGTAGCAAGAAAGCAGAACTAGGCTTGTAGGAAATTTTGAGCTTGGAAATTAGGCTCGGAAGCCCAATGACGAGGAGTCGCAACTGCACACCCTTGTTATACATTGGATCCGCCACTGGTCCATGGTTTTTGACCCATTGCGTCCTTTAACGGATTCATCATTCCTAGATGAACGGTTTAGATAGAAGCCACGTCATGGGAGAGGAGATGATTGTGGGGGCATGTAGTGTATCTAAAATGACTAAGCAAGTGGAAACAAGACTAGATATAATTCGATCATaatgataattttttttattttttttctattttgatGCGCGAAAGCTGGACCAAGACTCCTACCCAAATCCAACCAGTTAGACTAGCTCTACTGTCAGACCCAACACCGCCAAACCTATTATACAATTAATCTATTACAAATCTTTACGGTGGGAATTGgaccctgacttcctccttaccgGAGTTGATGAGATACCACTGAGCTGTGTTCTTAGACACACAATGACTGAGCAAGTGAAAACAAGACAAGATAtaatttgatcataatgataaGATCCGAAATCGTTGGAGCCGTTACCGTTTGTACTAACTATCTGGTGCATTGCCACCAGCTAGGTTTTTGCATTTGCTGTAACAAACAACTTCTCCATTTAAGTGCACAGCAGCAAAAAGAAATAATTAGGTTTGTGATGCAGGAGTGCACAGCAAATACCCAAAGCACATCGGAAGTGCTAGGGAGCCcccacttatatagcccaacgtTTTACACCAGTATGTATCACCCGCATCTACAATTGATTTCTTTCTCACCCTGCCCCGCCTGGAAAAATATGGGGTTCCGTTTTAAAAATGTACCAATACAAACTTGAGACATAGTGGGTATAAGGGATGGGGTAAAAATCCGGAGCCTCTAAAGCATTTTTGAAAGCACATCACAAGTTGTCAATTCCTGCCCTTATCATCTACCTGCAGGTACCGAGAGGCACACATTTTCCCAAGACAATGCACACAATATATACAACAGATTGTCAGAGTTTCTACACATGTGGACAGCATGCATGATATGACAAAAGGGACCATGAAATGAACCGTAATTTACTTTGATATTTCTTCCATTTGAAATTACTGTAGTATGTGAAGACCACAACTGTCCTCTTATCTTATCTGCACGATGTAGTAAACAATAAAACGCATTCAAACATTAACAGCtgttttcttcgtcttctttttctttgatcTTGCATTCACAAAAATGGCTGAACATGTACTTGGATTCAACAACATGACCACAATACCTTCTTCTTTCCAAACAGTGGAAAAGAGCCCATTTTCCAAATCGGTAAAATGAGTAACAATTTATGGGCAATGTTTTTTTATTATGCTAATATAATTGAATTGCCCTCTTGGTTTTTGGCAGCACTGCAATATCGGATTAAACTCTAGGCTGATCAGCAAAATCTCTTCTAATCAGGTAATAAGTTCAACAAAACTTTAGCTTATAAAATGGATTAATCTACATATCTACATTAAGTAGCTACTGAATATTGTTAAATTTGGACATAACATGTGTAGGGAATGAAAATGAGCAGCTCTAAAAGAGGATCTCTATGTAAAGTGAATGCTTTTCCAGATTGCTGGCCAATAATGGCAGTATTAGTTGAACATATGGAAGGACAAAGAGACATGATAACCCACAAATCTGTTTTTCACCTTAATGATGCAACTATCAAGAATGTTTGTAAGTAGTAATATTCTTTTTCAGTCTACTACCTCCACATGCCGGCGTCTGACTCATCTGTTCTTGCAGATACAGCCTACATCATGTTCACTTGTTGGGGATGTTGTTTCTTTGGAGCCATGAAAGTAATCCACACCTCTTAATATACTAGTCATTTGTTTCCTCAAGTCATCAACTAATACGATACGATAAACATGGATATGTTTTTTGTGATTTCCAATTA comes from Papaver somniferum cultivar HN1 chromosome 7, ASM357369v1, whole genome shotgun sequence and encodes:
- the LOC113300489 gene encoding photosynthetic NDH subunit of lumenal location 2, chloroplastic-like; translation: MASLAKSMVVCYTQKSHANQSTPIPRLITNKQSSNGRRKLISTILSTSLAIGVGGGLQVTPMALAEAWGTRSFIKERFFEPGLSPEDAVARIRQTAEGLHSIREMLDTMSWRYVIFYIRLKQAYLSQDLKNAMTTLPESSRKAYVNKANELVDNMAEFDTYVRTPKVYESYLYYEKTMRSLDDLVELLA
- the LOC113300490 gene encoding photosynthetic NDH subunit of subcomplex B 4, chloroplastic-like, whose protein sequence is MAEHVLGFNNMTTIPSSFQTVEKSPFSKSHCNIGLNSRLISKISSNQGMKMSSSKRGSLCKVNAFPDCWPIMAVLVEHMEGQRDMITHKSVFHLNDATIKNVYTAYIMFTCWGCCFFGAMKDPYYDSEHYRGDGGDGTGHWVYEKQEDIEESSRAALWREELIEEIEQKVGGLRELEEAGKN